From Calliphora vicina chromosome 3, idCalVici1.1, whole genome shotgun sequence:
GCACCTGATCATAAGAGCGTTTAGTACATTTACAATGTGTAGACGTTGGTCTATCCTTCTGTGCTTGATTTTGCTTTTGTGGTGAATTTTGTCCGGGTATTGATTGAGGGGatttatttctttgtatttGTTCGGCTTCCCTTAATAGTTGTTCACTATACATTTGAGTTTTATTGTCATCATCTTCGTCGTCCAACAAATACACATCTGTGTCCATTTCAGCATCTGGTTCCAATTTAATACTCTCCACATTATGAAATTGTGCAAATTGATCAGAGTCATTGTCGTCATTATAATTGTCATTAGAAGATAAATTTGGATTTTCGTTAACTCTACTGCGACGTGGCCTTTTGGAGTCCTCAATAAATTTCATGGCTTCAAAGAAAGCCCACTTACTACTATATTCAGCGTTGGTATCATATGAGCCCTTTAACAGATCTCTTTCGATGCGTAACTCAATACGTTTAACTTCTGCCCGATAAGCGTCCcttaaatttttccatttacGCTTGCATTCATcaactgtaattttaaaaaatgtgtatatttaGTAACAAATATAATTTGGAATTTAGATCAAATTTTATTACCATCTGTTCCCATAATCTGAGCCACATCTCTCCACATTTCTGGGGCATATTCGCGTGATTTATGCTCGATGCTTTGAAAATCCCACAATACTGGTCTCTGCCGAATTTCAGCGATTAACTTTAATCTGTCCATGGCGTTTGACATTTCTCGCGCAACTAAACTATAGTTtcgttaaaatgttttattaaataccTACAAACAACTTCAAAACACAACAATACTAAACGAAAACACATACTCAACAAAAGCAAAAtgagtataaataaaaaaactgcccagttctctctctctctctttctctatCTAGCTGTTTGTCAGTGTTGCCGAAACGGCGGTTTTTCAGCTAAATCTGAAAAAGTGGTTTTTCTAGctgcaaaatattttcagttggcGGTTTTTAGCTCTTTTTTATAGCTTGTATTAACTTCAacgaaactaaaataataaaattttacgaatattttttaagtgtatGCGGATTTTTCTTTGTGTTGTCTATAAATG
This genomic window contains:
- the LOC135954256 gene encoding transcription factor Adf-1-like, translated to MSNAMDRLKLIAEIRQRPVLWDFQSIEHKSREYAPEMWRDVAQIMGTDVDECKRKWKNLRDAYRAEVKRIELRIERDLLKGSYDTNAEYSSKWAFFEAMKFIEDSKRPRRSRVNENPNLSSNDNYNDDNDSDQFAQFHNVESIKLEPDAEMDTDVYLLDDEDDDNKTQMYSEQLLREAEQIQRNKSPQSIPGQNSPQKQNQAQKDRPTSTHCKCTKRSYDQVHFLEDLEKEEQNLMKSTRLDITRTNDLGHVGDSDYNFLVSFLPQMKKMSDLQNLQFRAKITDVVLNIMSQSMANVTISVSSSHNNHS